From the Spiroplasma chrysopicola DF-1 genome, one window contains:
- the phnC gene encoding phosphonate ABC transporter ATP-binding protein, whose protein sequence is MIKFENVNKVWPNGVHALKDVNLEISEGEFVAVIGLSGAGKTTLLRTINKMNTINSGTINITVNEKNKAGKVEQVSYLVNKLSGRKLRRLRTKIGLMSQDYNNIGQQTVLKNVLNARVAKMGFWQSLIGWFTKKDKIIALSSLEKLHILDRAYIRAENLSGGQQQRIALARTLAQKPQLIIADEPVSALDPILANQVMNDFKRINEEEKIIVIMNIHHVELALKYATRIVGVKAGEIVFDGKAKDVTPEILKDIYGETYEKTE, encoded by the coding sequence ATGATAAAGTTTGAAAATGTTAATAAAGTCTGGCCAAATGGTGTTCATGCCTTAAAAGATGTTAATCTTGAAATTTCAGAAGGAGAATTTGTTGCTGTCATTGGCTTATCAGGAGCAGGAAAAACTACGTTATTAAGAACAATTAATAAAATGAACACTATTAATTCAGGAACAATTAATATTACCGTGAATGAAAAAAATAAAGCTGGTAAGGTTGAGCAAGTTAGCTACCTAGTAAATAAATTGAGTGGTCGTAAACTACGTCGACTACGAACAAAAATTGGTTTAATGTCCCAGGATTATAATAATATTGGCCAACAAACAGTTTTAAAAAATGTCTTAAATGCCCGTGTTGCGAAAATGGGCTTTTGACAAAGTTTGATTGGTTGATTTACTAAAAAAGATAAGATTATTGCCCTATCTTCTTTAGAAAAACTCCATATTCTTGATCGTGCATATATTCGTGCAGAAAACTTATCTGGCGGGCAACAACAAAGAATTGCTCTAGCTAGAACATTGGCCCAAAAACCACAATTGATTATTGCCGATGAACCTGTTTCTGCCTTGGACCCAATTTTAGCTAATCAAGTAATGAATGATTTTAAGCGAATTAATGAAGAGGAAAAAATCATTGTTATTATGAATATTCACCACGTGGAATTAGCTTTAAAATATGCAACAAGAATTGTTGGGGTTAAAGCTGGGGAAATTGTTTTTGATGGAAAAGCAAAAGATGTTACACCAGAAATATTAAAAGATATTTATGGTGAGACATATGAAAAAACAGAATAA
- the mreB gene encoding rod shape-determining protein, with amino-acid sequence MALFNSTGNKKPTFVSMDLGTANTLVYVAGSGIVYNEPSIVAYKIKENRIIAVGNEAYKMIGKGNKSIRIVRPMVDGVITDIRATEAQLRYIFGKLRISKQLRHSIMLLACPSVITELEKAALKKIATNLGANKVFVEEEVKMAALGGGVDIYKPVGNLVVDMGGGTTDIAVIASGDIVLSKSVKVAGNYLNDEIQKFIRSQYGLEIGSKTAEQIKIEIGSLSKYPDERRMKVYGRDVVSGLPREIEVTPEEIREVLKVPVSRIIDLTVQVLEETPPELAGDIFRNGITICGGGGLIKGVDRYFTDTLQLPAKIGEQPLLAVINGTKKFESDIFDILRQEAMHTKELNY; translated from the coding sequence ATGGCACTATTTAATAGTACAGGAAACAAAAAACCAACTTTCGTTTCTATGGACTTAGGAACTGCTAATACTTTAGTATACGTTGCTGGGTCAGGGATCGTTTATAACGAGCCTTCAATCGTTGCTTACAAAATTAAAGAAAACAGAATTATTGCTGTAGGTAATGAAGCATACAAAATGATTGGTAAAGGAAACAAATCAATTAGAATTGTTCGCCCAATGGTTGACGGAGTTATTACAGATATTAGAGCAACTGAAGCTCAATTAAGATACATCTTTGGAAAATTACGTATTTCAAAACAATTACGTCACTCAATTATGTTATTAGCTTGTCCATCTGTAATTACAGAATTGGAAAAAGCAGCGTTGAAAAAAATCGCAACTAACCTAGGAGCAAACAAAGTCTTCGTTGAAGAAGAAGTTAAAATGGCTGCTCTTGGAGGAGGAGTTGATATCTACAAACCTGTTGGAAACTTAGTAGTTGATATGGGTGGGGGAACAACAGATATAGCTGTTATTGCTTCAGGAGATATTGTATTATCAAAATCAGTTAAAGTTGCTGGAAACTATTTAAATGATGAAATTCAAAAATTCATTCGTTCACAATATGGACTAGAAATTGGTTCAAAAACTGCTGAACAAATTAAAATTGAAATTGGATCATTATCAAAATATCCAGATGAAAGAAGAATGAAAGTGTATGGACGTGACGTAGTTTCAGGATTACCTCGTGAAATCGAAGTTACACCAGAAGAAATCAGAGAGGTATTAAAAGTACCAGTTTCAAGAATTATTGACTTAACAGTTCAAGTATTAGAAGAAACACCACCTGAATTAGCTGGAGACATCTTCAGAAATGGAATTACAATCTGTGGAGGGGGTGGCCTAATTAAAGGGGTTGACCGTTACTTTACAGATACATTACAATTACCAGCAAAAATTGGTGAACAACCATTATTAGCTGTAATTAATGGTACTAAAAAATTCGAATCAGATATTTTTGATATTTTAAGACAAGAAGCTATGCACACTAAAGAATTAAATTACTAA
- a CDS encoding NAD(P)-dependent oxidoreductase: MKILLVGAQGRLGKHLMTELTKENITVLVFNGDAKSLTALEEQAIGVEVIVSTVGANSIEEFDLIAQNIITVAKANHQRVVWSGGAASLWTKDNTRLVDTPVNVFPEAMQGWIPAVFGHAKVLELFKNSEIDWSYMSPALDFQDVNPCGNYLAKASDKALYNASGISFASYANGAKALAAEIINPQFIHHRFTIIEEF; encoded by the coding sequence ATGAAAATTTTATTAGTTGGTGCTCAAGGTCGGTTAGGAAAACATCTAATGACCGAACTAACAAAAGAAAACATCACAGTATTAGTTTTTAACGGTGACGCAAAAAGTCTAACCGCTTTGGAAGAACAAGCAATTGGTGTTGAGGTAATTGTCTCAACAGTTGGAGCAAATAGTATTGAGGAGTTTGACTTAATTGCTCAAAATATTATTACTGTAGCTAAAGCCAATCATCAACGGGTAGTTTGAAGCGGTGGGGCTGCTTCATTATGAACAAAAGACAACACTCGCTTAGTTGATACACCAGTAAATGTCTTTCCAGAAGCAATGCAAGGATGAATCCCTGCTGTCTTTGGCCATGCAAAAGTTTTAGAATTGTTTAAAAATAGTGAGATTGATTGATCATACATGTCTCCTGCGTTAGACTTTCAAGATGTTAACCCTTGTGGAAACTATTTAGCAAAAGCTAGTGACAAAGCTTTATACAATGCTAGTGGTATTAGTTTTGCAAGTTATGCAAATGGTGCTAAAGCATTAGCGGCAGAAATTATTAATCCCCAATTTATCCATCATCGTTTTACAATTATCGAGGAGTTTTAA
- a CDS encoding Ada metal-binding domain-containing protein: MNLATNEEYQIIKAKNPAYQGYFCYGNFNTKIFCLVTCNSKKPLQKNCIIFQNITEAFANNYRPCKGCTHIPTTKYQYTTNWIIELEQYLNENYYYDLSLDFLADNIGINKYHLVHRFKAVYQTTPINYLIEKRLVAALTLIKNGLSISDAAFRVGFKSYHYFARCFKKHYQYSPGEIKK, from the coding sequence ATGAACTTAGCAACAAACGAAGAATATCAAATTATTAAAGCAAAAAATCCTGCTTATCAGGGTTATTTTTGCTATGGTAATTTTAATACCAAAATTTTTTGCCTTGTAACTTGTAATTCAAAAAAACCATTACAAAAAAATTGTATTATCTTTCAAAATATTACCGAAGCTTTTGCCAATAACTACCGCCCCTGTAAAGGGTGCACCCATATCCCAACCACCAAATATCAATACACAACGAACTGGATTATTGAATTAGAACAATATTTAAATGAAAACTATTATTATGATCTTAGTCTTGACTTTTTAGCTGATAATATTGGCATTAACAAATATCATTTAGTCCATCGATTTAAAGCAGTTTATCAAACAACACCAATAAACTATTTAATTGAAAAACGTTTAGTAGCAGCATTAACTTTAATTAAAAATGGTTTATCAATTAGCGATGCTGCTTTTCGGGTTGGTTTTAAATCTTATCATTACTTTGCTCGTTGTTTCAAAAAACATTACCAATATTCTCCTGGGGAAATTAAAAAATAA
- the mreB gene encoding rod shape-determining protein: MKPDSRPFISLDLGTANILAYVSGQGVVYNEPSLMAYDNKTNTLVALGKSAYDMIGKTHDQIRMVTPLVDGVIADMEAAQDLLKHIFSRMKMMNIWKNSVVLLACPSGVTELEREALKNVARDMGADLVIIEEEAKMAALGAGINIDLPQGHLIIDIGGGTTDLAIISSGDIVVSRSIKVAGNHFDDDIRKYIRSEYNIAIGQKTAEDVKRSIGSLVKYHNERSMQIYGRDIVSGLPKEAKITSEEIRNVLLNAFSKVTDLVIELLENTPPELAGDIMRNGITICGGGALIRNIDKYFFDIFQLPTKTASDPLNCVIEGTKVYEKVIKKNIENGKYDGQKRDLLSSLGKKRK; the protein is encoded by the coding sequence GTGAAACCAGATTCTAGACCATTTATTTCCCTTGATTTAGGAACAGCTAATATTTTAGCTTATGTTTCAGGACAAGGAGTTGTCTACAATGAACCATCATTAATGGCATATGATAACAAAACTAATACCCTAGTTGCATTAGGAAAAAGTGCATATGACATGATTGGAAAAACACATGATCAAATTAGAATGGTAACACCATTAGTTGATGGAGTTATCGCAGATATGGAAGCTGCACAAGATTTATTAAAACACATTTTCTCAAGAATGAAAATGATGAACATTTGAAAAAACTCAGTTGTTTTACTAGCATGTCCTAGTGGAGTTACTGAATTAGAAAGAGAAGCCTTAAAAAATGTTGCGCGTGATATGGGAGCTGATTTAGTTATTATTGAAGAAGAAGCTAAAATGGCTGCTTTAGGAGCAGGAATCAACATTGATTTACCACAAGGTCACTTAATTATTGATATCGGTGGAGGAACAACTGACTTAGCTATTATTTCATCAGGAGATATTGTAGTTTCAAGATCAATTAAAGTTGCTGGAAACCACTTCGATGATGATATTCGTAAATATATTCGTTCAGAATACAACATTGCAATTGGGCAAAAAACTGCTGAAGACGTTAAACGCTCAATTGGTTCATTAGTAAAATACCACAATGAACGTTCAATGCAAATTTATGGACGTGATATTGTTTCAGGATTACCAAAAGAAGCAAAAATTACTTCAGAAGAAATCAGAAATGTCTTATTAAACGCCTTTTCAAAAGTTACAGACTTAGTAATTGAATTATTAGAAAATACACCACCTGAATTAGCTGGAGATATTATGCGTAATGGAATTACAATCTGTGGAGGGGGAGCATTAATTAGAAATATTGATAAATACTTCTTTGATATTTTCCAATTACCAACAAAAACTGCCTCAGATCCATTAAACTGTGTTATTGAAGGTACAAAAGTGTATGAAAAAGTTATTAAGAAAAACATTGAAAACGGTAAATATGACGGACAAAAAAGAGATTTATTATCATCACTTGGTAAAAAAAGAAAATAA
- a CDS encoding PhnD/SsuA/transferrin family substrate-binding protein, translating to MKKILSVLATTSIMTAATSSVVACNSGNNLIITFIPSRDPIEVLKTVKPLENLLKAKLKEKDSSFSMNIKIITSTSYEAAGEALKNGKTALVFLPTGTYSNYRGTIQENGTYDKAGVLLSAARASMIPDLNYFKNNLEAAESTEINPTDSWGIAKEYNEITDKHKITSPDQASELLENQTEEAQYYRSLIYANKDFLAKNNYDLNKFTTPEEYKTATVDLLQKALNDKKLFLGKGTTSNASVLYPLLWMKNTLGIEDDNTIAQFYTQKQEQQSYTQIASSLATGQAAIGVGYGDIRRDILNSADIQKAYEKVAVIGASNAILNDGIEYSRQWFSGRDDLLANLRTSFKDLIADKNNKNIFDVYSHTSYSSPADNATGPQITAWEANLDLLYTNANKVLKPITDIIKDVA from the coding sequence ATGAAAAAAATACTTTCAGTTCTTGCGACAACATCAATTATGACAGCCGCAACATCATCGGTTGTTGCTTGTAATAGTGGGAATAATTTAATTATTACTTTTATCCCCTCACGTGACCCAATTGAGGTTTTAAAAACAGTTAAACCACTAGAAAATTTATTGAAAGCTAAATTAAAAGAAAAAGATAGTAGTTTTTCAATGAATATTAAAATTATAACTTCAACAAGTTATGAAGCAGCTGGGGAAGCTTTAAAGAATGGTAAAACAGCTTTAGTCTTCTTACCAACAGGAACTTATTCAAATTACCGTGGTACAATCCAGGAAAACGGAACTTATGACAAAGCCGGAGTTCTATTATCTGCTGCTCGTGCCTCAATGATTCCGGATTTAAACTATTTTAAAAATAACTTAGAGGCAGCGGAATCAACTGAAATTAATCCAACAGATTCATGAGGAATTGCCAAAGAATATAATGAAATTACTGATAAACATAAAATTACTTCACCAGATCAAGCTAGTGAATTATTAGAAAATCAGACCGAAGAAGCGCAATATTATCGTTCATTGATTTATGCTAATAAAGATTTCTTAGCAAAAAATAATTATGATTTAAATAAATTTACAACACCAGAAGAATATAAAACGGCAACAGTTGATTTATTACAAAAAGCTCTTAATGATAAAAAATTATTCTTAGGAAAAGGAACAACTTCAAATGCTTCAGTATTATATCCATTATTATGAATGAAAAATACATTAGGAATAGAAGATGATAACACAATTGCCCAGTTCTATACTCAAAAACAAGAACAACAAAGTTATACTCAAATTGCTAGTTCCCTTGCAACTGGGCAAGCTGCAATTGGGGTTGGTTATGGAGATATTCGTCGTGATATTTTAAATAGTGCTGATATCCAAAAAGCTTATGAAAAAGTTGCTGTAATTGGAGCAAGTAATGCTATTTTAAATGATGGAATTGAATATTCACGTCAATGATTTTCAGGACGTGATGATTTATTAGCTAACCTTCGCACATCATTTAAAGATTTAATTGCAGATAAAAACAATAAAAACATCTTTGATGTCTATAGCCATACTAGTTATAGTTCACCAGCTGATAATGCAACTGGCCCACAAATTACCGCTTGAGAAGCAAACCTAGACTTACTTTATACTAATGCTAATAAAGTTTTAAAACCAATTACTGATATCATTAAAGATGTCGCATAG